The sequence below is a genomic window from Nitrospira sp..
GCAGCCAACGGCCCAAGATACTGAAGCAAATCCTCTCCCATTTCGCCGATCCTCCCTGTTTTAACCGATTGCCGCTCGGGCTGTTGCCAGCGGCTCTGGCGGGTGCTCTTGTAGCAGAGCGGCGGTAGCCATTCAATTGGGAAGAGGTGGCATCGAGAGGTACGCCGGAGTCGCGAACCTATTACTCCAGCGGCGAGGGGAGTCGGATCCCGGTCCGAAAAGCGCCGGCCCATCAGGCCCTCGATGGGCTTGCCTGTGTCAGGACGCATTCTCCGCAAGAAACGGGCGCACACCGGCGGCCCGGCTTCCCGCCGCAATCGCCAGCGCGACAAGGATGAGCAACCCCGCGATAGCGAACGTGACCTGCATGCCGGCGGCCACAGCATCTGGAGCGGCCGTGGCGATATCACCCGTTCCTGAGGCAAAGGTGAACAGGGCACCCATGGCCGAGGCACCGGTGATGAGTCCGAGATTGCGCGAAAGGTTGAGCAGTCCAGAGATGACACCGCGCTGGTCGGGAGGAAGGTCCATCATTACCGCCGTGTTGTTGGCCGTCTGGAACAGCGCATAGCCGACTGTGACAACAGCGATAGGAAGGGTGTAGCCAACCATCCCCAATACGGCCGGCAGTGCGTAAAGCAAAAAACACCCCGCCGCGATACCGATGAGTCCCATGCGAGTCGTGCGGTCGGCGCCGACAGTGTCCACTAGGCGACCCGCCGGTACCCCGGCGAAGGCCGCGCAGAGAGGACCAATCGACAACACGAATCCCAACCAGCCCGCGCTCAGTCCAAGTGTTCGCGACAGATAGAACGGCCCGACTACGAGTGTCGCCATCATCACGGTCGAGACGAGCAGGCTCATAAAAAGGCTTGCACTCAACAACACATTGCGAAACAGTGCCAGTCGGATCAATGGCGAGCGGACCCTTCTCTCGGCGACGATGAAGAGGCTGAGGCCCAGGAGGGCCGCCACCAGTAAGCCCACGTTACGTGACCCGAAATGCCCTCGCCCCACCGTCATCGCGAGCGCATAGGCCGCGAGCGTTATGGCCAGCAGAAACGTCCCCACCAGGTCGAAGCGGAGCTGGTCGGCCTGCGGCCGATTTGCATCGACAGGGAGATAGCGATGGACGAGCATCACAATGGCGAC
It includes:
- a CDS encoding MFS transporter; this encodes MKTERITPVRWIIAALSLSVLLSSIGTSIANVSLPTLAQEFGASFQHVQWVVLAYLVTITTTVVSVGRLGDLMGRRRLLMIGVSLFTIASALCASAPGLGFLIAARAVQGFGAAIMMALTMAFVGETVPKSRAGSAMGLVGTMSAAGTALGPSIGGLLISVLGWQAIFLINVPLGVAIVMLVHRYLPVDANRPQADQLRFDLVGTFLLAITLAAYALAMTVGRGHFGSRNVGLLVAALLGLSLFIVAERRVRSPLIRLALFRNVLLSASLFMSLLVSTVMMATLVVGPFYLSRTLGLSAGWLGFVLSIGPLCAAFAGVPAGRLVDTVGADRTTRMGLIGIAAGCFLLYALPAVLGMVGYTLPIAVVTVGYALFQTANNTAVMMDLPPDQRGVISGLLNLSRNLGLITGASAMGALFTFASGTGDIATAAPDAVAAGMQVTFAIAGLLILVALAIAAGSRAAGVRPFLAENAS